The following are encoded together in the Juglans microcarpa x Juglans regia isolate MS1-56 chromosome 2D, Jm3101_v1.0, whole genome shotgun sequence genome:
- the LOC121249969 gene encoding uncharacterized protein LOC121249969, whose protein sequence is MGKENVSHTMKDGVTNEDCSSIESEESGSHPCHSFDKEAGLPSCRVCQCTESDKMGDAVLGFLGISLPSQDASKSYGKVQPDRKEVIKDVENNFSLKKNGGRERGLVEFIGPDGEVFICNTDLEMGSCHHQDTLVELGCSCKNDLALVHYACALKWFVNHGSTVCEICGCVAKNIRTADFKKVVGSLKEFEALRERTASGEPSPAPLRTNQGVDPDAVAAIRRQRLSEISLWFIPHNNSNYNNSAAVSQVVSEQPLNTVSEDVVPDENPATKWAVEGTGILLATGLLTVTLAWLIAPRVGKKTARSGLHILLGGICALTIVVFFRFFVLTRIKYGPARYWAILFVFWFLVFGIWASRTHGTHSA, encoded by the exons ATGGGAAAGGAAAATGTGTCACATACAATGAAGGATGGAGTCACCAATGAGGATTGCTCTTCTATCGAGAGTGAAGAATCAGGGTCTCACCCATGTCATAGTTTTGACAAGGAGGCAGGCCTGCCAAGTTGTCGTGTGTGCCAATGTACTGAATCTGACAAAATGGGGGATGCTGTTTTAGGATTTTTGGGCATCTCTCTTCCATCACAAGATGCAAGTAAAAGCTATGGGAAGGTTCAGCCTGATAGGAAGGAAGTAATCAAAGatgttgaaaataatttttctctaaaaaagaATGGTGGAAGAGAACGTGGGCTTGTGGAGTTTATTGGCCCTGATGGGGAGGTTTTCATTTGTAATACAGATTTGGAGATGGGTTCGTGTCACCACCAAGACACATTGGTAGAGCTTGGttgttcttgcaaaaatgaCCTTGCTTTAGTACACTATGCTTGTGCTTTAAAATGGTTCGTTAACCATGGATCCACAGTTTGTGAAATCTGTGGATGTGTTGCAAAAAATATTAGAACTGCAGACTTcaaaaaggttgtgggttctTTAAAGGAATTTGAAGCATTGAGAGAAAGGACTGCTAGTGGAGAACCCAGTCCTGCACCATTGCGTACAAATCAAGGTGTAGATCCCGATGCTGTTGCTGCCATCCGAAGGCAACGGCTTAGTGAGATTTCATTGTGGTTTATTCCACATAATAATAGTAACTATAATAATTCTGCTGCAGTTTCACAGGTTGTTTCTGAACAACCTTTGAATACTGTCTCAGAAGATGTTGTCCCTGATGAAAATCCTGCAACCAAGTGGGCCGTGGAAGGTACTGGGATTCTGCTTGCTACAGGACTTCTTACTGTTACTCTTGCATGGCTCATTGCACCTCGTGTTGGGAAG AAAACTGCCAGAAGTGGCCTTCATATTCTCCTTGGAGGCATTTGTGCTCTAACAATTGTGGTTTTCTTTCGCTTT TTTGTGCTTACCAGAATCAAGTATGGACCTGCACGCTACTGGGCAATCTTGTTCGTCTTTTGGTTTCTTGTCTTTGGTATATGGGCTTCGCGGACTCATGGCACTCATTCAGCATGA
- the LOC121249970 gene encoding uncharacterized protein LOC121249970, whose translation MLPLKLVRALVLGETINNPLQQSCDHDDNDHLARDANDVLSRHKQRRRRRIKTSADKITRIKSPLLLFLPTKELITDTYRLATIARDMGMDLYPTPSLSHIIFSYPSSSSSSSSPSTSSSSSPYPISWSSSSLSSSYLPNDAVPLPFPSLTTASLTHLRSFVTLSKGLFKLAFINATHSPSKAAADTTSNWDCCSLSLFSRLTGNRIDTMDGFSRSLAGMGWTLFKTNQNPSSDSGDGRVSGGNLVYLFRKVGSSRVRLGRVNGDGGSGGECRIRELRLPPLDFGNAPLRILQYILLMTDDIFYLA comes from the coding sequence ATGCTCCCACTAAAGCTGGTACGCGCTCTGGTCTTGGGAGAAACCATTAACAACCCTTTGCAGCAATCCTGTGACCACGATGACAATGACCATCTTGCTCGAGATGCCAATGATGTCCTTTCCCGTCACAAgcagagaaggagaaggagaatcAAAACCAGCGCTGACAAAATCACCAGAATAAAATCCCCACTACTCCTATTCCTCCCAACAAAAGAGCTCATCACAGACACATACAGACTCGCCACCATAGCCAGAGACATGGGCATGGACTTGTACCCCactccgtctctctctcacatcaTTTTCTCATAcccatcatcatcgtcatccTCCTCATCCCCATCGacctcctcctcatcatcacCATACCCCATATCGTGGTCATCCTCATCGCTCTCATCCTCCTACTTACCAAATGATGCCGTTCCCCTCCCATTTCCTTCACTTACTACGGCCTCTCTTACCCACCTCCGTTCCTTTGTGACACTTTCCAAAGGCCTCTTCAAACTAGCCTTTATCAACGCCACCCATTCCCCTAGCAAAGCAGCCGCCGACACCACGAGTAACTGGGATTGttgctcactctctctcttctcccggCTTACAGGCAATCGAATAGACACCATGGATGGCTTTTCTCGGTCTCTGGCAGGAATGGGTTGGACCCTTTTCAAGACCAATCAAAACCCATCTTCGGATTCCGGGGATGGGCGAGTTTCTGGTGGGAATTTGGTGTATTTGTTCAGGAAGGTCGGGTCCAGCCGGGTTCGGTTAGGGCGGGTAAATGGAGATGGTGGGAGTGGTGGAGAGTGCAGAATTAGGGAGTTGAGGTTGCCCCCATTGGATTTTGGGAATGCCCCTTTGAGGATTTTGCAGTACATTCTTCTAATGACCGATGATATCTTCTATCTAGCTTGA
- the LOC121249966 gene encoding aldehyde dehydrogenase family 3 member H1-like isoform X1 yields the protein MAEKSLSALGCHVYTEQRFPCKCFSQAQKALFSAGSAGVNRAFPYRFTRKSNQIRLSFPNLPRTSYRFKSCSATLSLMVEMEENPKFDADKAASLVKELRKSFNSGRTRSYEWRVSQLKSIEKMVEEKEKEITEALHKDLSKPAFEAFISEISQVKSSCKSALKELSGWMIPEKVKTSLTTYPSSAEIVSEPLGVVLVISTWNFPFSLSLDPVIGAISAGNAVVLKPSEISPATSLLLSKLVEEYLDKSAIRVVEGAVDETTSLLEQKWDKILYTGSARVGRIVMAAAAKHLTPVTLELGGKCPAVVDSNIDLQVAVRRIIAGKWALNNGQACIGVDYIITTKDLAPKLINSLKYELEQFFGKDPLQSKDMSRIVSSSQFARLVKMLDEDKVSDKVVFGGQRDESQLRIAPAILLDVPEDSQIMQEEIFGPLMPILTVENLEDSFEVINSKPKPLAAYLFTNDEQLKKDFVQKISSGGMLINDTILHVAVDGLPFGGVGESGMGAYHGKFSFDAFSHKKAVLYRSFTGDASVRYPPYTPGKQRLLKALISGNIISIILALIGWSKD from the exons ATGGCTGAGAAATCATTGTCTGCATTAGGTTGTCATGTTTATACAGAACAACGTTTTCCATGCAAATGTTTTTCCCAAGCTCAAAAGGCATTATTTAG TGCAGGTAGTGCTGGCGTTAACAGAGCATTCCCTTACCGTTTTACAAGAAAGAGCAATCAAATACGACTTTCTTTCCCCAACCTTCCAAGAACTTCCTACCG GTTTAAAAGTTGTTCAGCAACTTTGTCATTAATGGTGGAGATGGAAGAGAACCCAAAGTTTGACGCAGACAAAGCAGCTTCACTCGTTAAGGAGCTCAGGAAGAGCTTTAACTCCGGCAGGACAAGGAGCTATGAATGGAGAGTGTCGCAGTTGAAGAGCATCGAGAAGATGGTtgaagaaaaggagaaagaaatcACCGAAGCACTTCATAAGGACCTCTCAAAGCCTGCCTTCGAAGCCTTTATTTCCGAG ATTTCTCAGGTAAAATCATCGTGTAAGTCGGCTCTAAAAGAGCTGAGCGGTTGGATGATTCCAGAAAAG GTCAAAACTTCACTTACAACATATCCATCATCAGCAGAAATCGTGTCAGAACCGTTAGGAGTTGTGTTGGTCATCTCGACATGGAACTTCCCTTTCT CGTTATCTCTCGATCCGGTCATTGGAGCTATCTCAGCTGGAAACGCTGTGGTTCTAAAACCATCAGAAATTTCCCCTGCCACATCATTATTGCTCTCTAAATTAGTGGAGGAATATTTAGACAAATCTGCAATAAGAGTTGTTGAAGGGGCTGTTGATGAAACTACTTCACTACTTGAGCAGAAGTGGGATAAGATACTCTACACAG GCAGTGCAAGGGTTGGGCGCATCGTGATGGCTGCGGCTGCAAAGCACCTTACACCTGTGACTCTGGAACTCGGAGGGAAATGCCCAGCTGTTGTTGATTCAAACATCGACTTACAA GTCGCCGTTAGGAGGATAATTGCTGGCAAGTGGGCACTCAATAATGGGCAAGCATGTATTGGTGTTGACTATATTATAACAACAAAAGACTTGGCTCCAAAGTTG ataaattctttaaaatatgaattggAGCAATTTTTTGGGAAAGATCCACTGCAATCCAAAGATATGTCCCGCATTGTGAGCTCATCCCAGTTTGCTCGTCTGGTAAAGATGTTGGATGAGGACAAGGTATCTGATAAAGTTGTCTTTGGAGGCCAAAGGGATGAGAGTCAATT AAGGATAGCTCCAGCCATCTTGTTGGATGTCCCAGAGGACTCCCAGATAATGCAGGAGGAGATATTTGGGCCTTTAATGCCTATTCTCACT GTTGAGAACTTGGAAGACAGTTTTGAGGTGATCAACTCAAAACCGAAGCCCCTTGCTGCATATCTCTTCACTAATGATGAGCAGCTGAAGAAGGACTTTGTGCAGAAGATATCTTCAGGAGGAATGCTCATCAATGATACCATTCTACAT GTTGCAGTAGACGGTTTACCTTTTGGTGGAGTTGGGGAGAGTGGAATGGGAGCATACCATGGCAAATTCTCTTTCGATGCTTTTAGCCATAAGAAGGCAGTTCTATACAGAAGTTTTACTGGAGATGCGTCTGTTAGGTACCCACCATACACGCCTGGAAAACAAAGACTGCTGAAGGCCCTGATCAGTGGAAACATAATTTCCATAATACTTGCTTTGATTGGATGGTCTAAAGATTGA
- the LOC121249966 gene encoding aldehyde dehydrogenase family 3 member H1-like isoform X2, protein MKNISIKLLWHCSAGSAGVNRAFPYRFTRKSNQIRLSFPNLPRTSYRFKSCSATLSLMVEMEENPKFDADKAASLVKELRKSFNSGRTRSYEWRVSQLKSIEKMVEEKEKEITEALHKDLSKPAFEAFISEISQVKSSCKSALKELSGWMIPEKVKTSLTTYPSSAEIVSEPLGVVLVISTWNFPFSLSLDPVIGAISAGNAVVLKPSEISPATSLLLSKLVEEYLDKSAIRVVEGAVDETTSLLEQKWDKILYTGSARVGRIVMAAAAKHLTPVTLELGGKCPAVVDSNIDLQVAVRRIIAGKWALNNGQACIGVDYIITTKDLAPKLINSLKYELEQFFGKDPLQSKDMSRIVSSSQFARLVKMLDEDKVSDKVVFGGQRDESQLRIAPAILLDVPEDSQIMQEEIFGPLMPILTVENLEDSFEVINSKPKPLAAYLFTNDEQLKKDFVQKISSGGMLINDTILHVAVDGLPFGGVGESGMGAYHGKFSFDAFSHKKAVLYRSFTGDASVRYPPYTPGKQRLLKALISGNIISIILALIGWSKD, encoded by the exons ATGAAGAACATCTCTATTAAGCTATTGTGGCACTGCAG TGCAGGTAGTGCTGGCGTTAACAGAGCATTCCCTTACCGTTTTACAAGAAAGAGCAATCAAATACGACTTTCTTTCCCCAACCTTCCAAGAACTTCCTACCG GTTTAAAAGTTGTTCAGCAACTTTGTCATTAATGGTGGAGATGGAAGAGAACCCAAAGTTTGACGCAGACAAAGCAGCTTCACTCGTTAAGGAGCTCAGGAAGAGCTTTAACTCCGGCAGGACAAGGAGCTATGAATGGAGAGTGTCGCAGTTGAAGAGCATCGAGAAGATGGTtgaagaaaaggagaaagaaatcACCGAAGCACTTCATAAGGACCTCTCAAAGCCTGCCTTCGAAGCCTTTATTTCCGAG ATTTCTCAGGTAAAATCATCGTGTAAGTCGGCTCTAAAAGAGCTGAGCGGTTGGATGATTCCAGAAAAG GTCAAAACTTCACTTACAACATATCCATCATCAGCAGAAATCGTGTCAGAACCGTTAGGAGTTGTGTTGGTCATCTCGACATGGAACTTCCCTTTCT CGTTATCTCTCGATCCGGTCATTGGAGCTATCTCAGCTGGAAACGCTGTGGTTCTAAAACCATCAGAAATTTCCCCTGCCACATCATTATTGCTCTCTAAATTAGTGGAGGAATATTTAGACAAATCTGCAATAAGAGTTGTTGAAGGGGCTGTTGATGAAACTACTTCACTACTTGAGCAGAAGTGGGATAAGATACTCTACACAG GCAGTGCAAGGGTTGGGCGCATCGTGATGGCTGCGGCTGCAAAGCACCTTACACCTGTGACTCTGGAACTCGGAGGGAAATGCCCAGCTGTTGTTGATTCAAACATCGACTTACAA GTCGCCGTTAGGAGGATAATTGCTGGCAAGTGGGCACTCAATAATGGGCAAGCATGTATTGGTGTTGACTATATTATAACAACAAAAGACTTGGCTCCAAAGTTG ataaattctttaaaatatgaattggAGCAATTTTTTGGGAAAGATCCACTGCAATCCAAAGATATGTCCCGCATTGTGAGCTCATCCCAGTTTGCTCGTCTGGTAAAGATGTTGGATGAGGACAAGGTATCTGATAAAGTTGTCTTTGGAGGCCAAAGGGATGAGAGTCAATT AAGGATAGCTCCAGCCATCTTGTTGGATGTCCCAGAGGACTCCCAGATAATGCAGGAGGAGATATTTGGGCCTTTAATGCCTATTCTCACT GTTGAGAACTTGGAAGACAGTTTTGAGGTGATCAACTCAAAACCGAAGCCCCTTGCTGCATATCTCTTCACTAATGATGAGCAGCTGAAGAAGGACTTTGTGCAGAAGATATCTTCAGGAGGAATGCTCATCAATGATACCATTCTACAT GTTGCAGTAGACGGTTTACCTTTTGGTGGAGTTGGGGAGAGTGGAATGGGAGCATACCATGGCAAATTCTCTTTCGATGCTTTTAGCCATAAGAAGGCAGTTCTATACAGAAGTTTTACTGGAGATGCGTCTGTTAGGTACCCACCATACACGCCTGGAAAACAAAGACTGCTGAAGGCCCTGATCAGTGGAAACATAATTTCCATAATACTTGCTTTGATTGGATGGTCTAAAGATTGA
- the LOC121249967 gene encoding aspartic proteinase Asp1-like, whose protein sequence is MIKEVDQVGVMLLLQVLQLVLLLSLCELSSSSSASNYVDYQHQQNGRKSVQPTTEAISSLLLNRDNKSSIVFPIDGNVYPIGFYNVTLHVGEPSKPYFLDPDTGSDLTWLQCEPCSACTEAPHPPYKHNNDYLVPSEDPLCKSLQPPGVYKCKTPSRCDYEIKYVDGLSSRGFLVKDLFSLNFTGGKRPKPLLALGCGYHQSTPGPGPYHHHPSDGMLGLGKGKSSILSQLSEQGYVRNVVGHCFKGQGGGYLFFGDDLYNHSRQSWTRMSPKHPEHYSPGDAELIFGGRTTGIKKLRTIFDSGSSYTYLDSHAYGTLTDLVKKEASEKELTVAENDHTLSLCWEGPFESLQEASKYFKPIALSFNSTDGKDRIEYELPPDAYLILSASKNVCLGVLNGTEEGATFNIIGDISMQGKMVIFDNDNQLIGWHSDKCDPFPKSKAVSI, encoded by the exons atgatcaAGGAAGTGGATCAGGTGGGAGTGATGTTGCTACTGCAGGTGCTGCAGCTGGTGTTGTTGCTGAGTTTATGTGAGTTGTCATCGTCATCCTCAGCTTCTAATTATGTTGATTATCAGCACCAGCAAAATGGGAGGAAGTCTGTGCAACCAACTACTGAAGCGATCTCCTCACTGCTGCTCAACCGAGATAATAAATCCTCCATCGTGTTCCCCATTGACGGGAACGTGTATCCTATTGG GTTCTACAACGTTACCCTCCACGTAGGCGAGCCATCAAAGCCATATTTTCTTGATCCTGATACAGGTAGTGACCTCACATGGCTCCAGTGCGAACCCTGTTCTGCATGCACCGAG gctCCTCATCCACCTTACAAGCACAATAACGATTACTTGGTACCCTCTGAGGACCCTCTTTGTAAATCCTTGCAACCACCCGGTGTCTACAAATGCAAAACCCCATCTCGATGTGACTATGAAATAAAGTATGTAGATGGCCTTTCCTCCCGTGGTTTCCTTGTCAAGGACCTTTTTTCCCTCAACTTCACAGGTGGAAAAAGACCCAAACCTCTTCTAGCCCTTGG CTGTGGTTATCACCAAAGTACTCCTGGACCTGGTCCTTATCATCATCATCCCTCTGACGGAATGCTCGGCCTTGGCAAAGGAAAGTCCAGCATTTTATCGCAGCTTAGTGAGCAGGGTTATGTGCGAAATGTCGTTGGGCATTGTTTCAAAGGTCAAGGCGGAGGATATCTCTTCTTTGGGGATGACCTTTATAATCATTCACGTCAGTCTTGGACACGAATGTCACCTAAACATCC CGAACATTACTCACCTGGGGATGCAGAACTGATATTTGGAGGGAGGACTACAGGAATTAAAAAACTACGCACGATTTTTGATAGCGGTAGCTCCTACACCTACCTGGATTCTCATGCTTACGGAACTCTGACTGATTTG GTGAAGAAAGAAGCAAGTGAGAAGGAATTAACAGTAGCAGAGAATGACCATACACTCTCACTCTGCTGGGAGGGTCCATTCGAAAGCCTACAAGAGGCAAGTAAATACTTCAAGCCCATAGCATTGAGCTTCAACAGTACTGATGGGAAAGATAGAATTGAGTATGAACTCCCCCCGGATGCTTATCTCATACTCTCA gCTTCCAAAAATGTTTGCTTGGGTGTTCTAAATGGAACAGAAGAAGGGGCAACTTTTAACATCATTGGAG ACATATCGATGCAAGGAAAGATGGTAATCTTTGACAACGATAATCAATTGATTGGGTGGCACTCTGACAAATGTGATCCATTTCCAAAATCTAAAGCCGTTAGCATTTGA